In Acetomicrobium sp. S15 = DSM 107314, the following proteins share a genomic window:
- a CDS encoding ornithine cyclodeaminase family protein yields MLLLKKEEMQRVYSMKEAIEAVKLAFKLFSEGKAAVPLRTNIGVPKYAGGALFMPAYVEETESLGVKIVSVFPNNVKVGRPAVPATMVLLEPQTGEVCAIMDGTYLTQLRTGAAAGAATDLLSRKDAAVGAIIGAGGQALYQLEAMLTVRGLKEIRVFDVDVTRAQSLVRSAGEKWGKRGVRIALARAPEEAVDGADVITTVTTSKAPVFPGAKVKDGAHVNGIGSYTPQMQELPPDLLKRADRVFVDSREAVLSEAGDFIIPIKEGFFDASIISGEIGELVAAHTRGRSNDEEITVFKTVGIGVQDVVTAREIYKRALEAKVGLEVSL; encoded by the coding sequence GTGCTTCTGCTCAAGAAAGAAGAGATGCAAAGGGTCTATTCCATGAAGGAGGCCATAGAGGCCGTAAAACTCGCCTTCAAGCTCTTCTCCGAAGGGAAGGCGGCTGTGCCCTTGAGGACCAACATCGGCGTGCCGAAATACGCTGGAGGAGCGCTCTTTATGCCCGCCTACGTCGAGGAGACGGAGTCCCTGGGAGTTAAAATCGTATCCGTATTTCCCAACAACGTGAAGGTCGGGCGCCCGGCGGTCCCAGCTACAATGGTGCTCTTGGAGCCACAGACCGGAGAAGTATGCGCGATCATGGACGGTACGTACCTCACGCAGCTTCGCACCGGGGCAGCTGCAGGAGCAGCCACAGACCTCCTATCTCGCAAAGATGCAGCGGTGGGCGCCATAATCGGAGCTGGAGGACAGGCCCTCTACCAACTTGAGGCCATGTTGACCGTCAGAGGGCTGAAGGAGATAAGGGTCTTCGATGTTGACGTTACCAGAGCTCAAAGCCTTGTCCGAAGCGCGGGAGAGAAATGGGGCAAAAGGGGCGTGAGAATTGCGCTTGCAAGGGCGCCCGAAGAGGCCGTAGATGGCGCCGATGTGATAACCACGGTCACCACTTCCAAGGCGCCAGTCTTCCCCGGAGCCAAAGTCAAGGACGGCGCTCATGTCAACGGCATAGGTTCATATACGCCTCAAATGCAAGAGCTCCCCCCAGACCTCCTCAAGAGGGCCGACAGGGTGTTCGTGGATTCGCGGGAAGCGGTGTTATCGGAGGCGGGCGACTTCATCATACCCATTAAAGAAGGGTTTTTTGACGCCTCTATCATCTCAGGAGAGATAGGAGAGCTGGTGGCCGCACACACAAGGGGGCGCAGCAATGATGAAGAAATAACAGTCTTCAAGACGGTGGGGATAGGAGTCCAGGACGTAGTCACTGCCAGGGAGATCTACAAGAGGGCTCTCGAAGCGAAGGTGGGCTTAGAGGTCTCCCTGTAA
- a CDS encoding NAD(P)/FAD-dependent oxidoreductase codes for MVVDVAIIGGGVHGCSIAYHLAKKGVRCALFERSYLSSGASGRSAAGARHQFGTEVNCRLAIYNLEHLASLKEELDPPFPLEFEQSGYLWITYSEAQLQQLEKNVSLQNSLGIPSSILSPEEIKEVAPALDVRGMLGASWCPKDGHINPHTLTFAYAHAAKRLGAEIYAETPVAGLLRWKDRVRGVQTAIGDCHAEAVICAAGPWSAHIASWVGLYVPITPERHQLLVTEPVERIRHPFVLCMDDGSYWKQCPNGTFILGWGNPLDIKEISDESSWEFLHEATKRVLSKMPSLAGVRVVRQWAGTYDVTPDSQAVVGATPVEGFFLDCGWSGHGLQFAPSIGRIMAEIVCGEEPFIDVSPFRYSRFEEGDLFFEPACI; via the coding sequence ATGGTTGTCGATGTGGCGATAATAGGCGGAGGTGTTCACGGCTGTTCCATAGCCTATCACTTGGCCAAAAAGGGCGTGCGCTGCGCCCTCTTCGAGAGGAGTTATCTATCCTCCGGGGCGAGCGGCAGGAGTGCGGCCGGAGCCAGGCACCAGTTCGGCACGGAGGTGAACTGCCGTTTGGCCATATACAACCTCGAGCATCTGGCCTCCCTGAAAGAGGAATTAGACCCTCCCTTTCCACTCGAATTTGAACAATCGGGGTATCTTTGGATCACGTATAGCGAGGCGCAGCTCCAACAGCTCGAAAAAAATGTGTCGCTGCAAAATTCTTTGGGCATCCCGTCGTCCATCCTATCGCCCGAAGAAATAAAGGAGGTGGCCCCCGCTCTCGACGTACGTGGCATGTTGGGGGCGAGCTGGTGCCCTAAGGACGGGCACATAAATCCTCACACGCTTACCTTCGCCTACGCCCACGCCGCAAAGCGTCTCGGCGCCGAAATCTATGCCGAGACACCGGTTGCAGGACTCCTGCGCTGGAAGGACAGAGTGAGGGGGGTGCAAACCGCCATTGGCGATTGCCACGCTGAAGCCGTAATCTGCGCAGCGGGGCCGTGGAGCGCACATATAGCCTCATGGGTGGGGCTCTACGTTCCGATAACGCCTGAAAGGCATCAACTCTTGGTAACCGAGCCTGTTGAGCGCATAAGGCACCCCTTCGTGCTGTGCATGGACGACGGCAGTTATTGGAAACAGTGCCCAAATGGGACGTTCATATTAGGGTGGGGAAACCCTTTAGACATAAAGGAGATCAGCGACGAAAGCTCTTGGGAATTCCTGCACGAAGCGACTAAGAGAGTGCTCTCGAAGATGCCTTCCCTGGCGGGTGTCAGGGTTGTGCGGCAGTGGGCGGGCACTTATGACGTAACGCCTGACTCGCAAGCCGTAGTGGGAGCTACCCCTGTGGAGGGCTTCTTCTTGGACTGCGGATGGAGCGGCCATGGCCTGCAATTTGCCCCATCCATAGGGCGAATCATGGCTGAAATCGTCTGTGGCGAAGAACCGTTCATAGACGTATCTCCCTTTCGCTACAGCCGCTTCGAGGAGGGCGATCTCTTTTTCGAGCCGGCCTGTATTTAA
- a CDS encoding NAD(P)/FAD-dependent oxidoreductase, whose product MKRKSHYDVVVIGAGSVGMPAAFAMAKAGLSVLVLDKFSSVGQGSNKAAIGGVRATHSDPAKIRLCLRSIEIISTWRETHGHDVEWRPGGYLFVAYTHREERTLKDLLEIQHRYGLNIDWHDAEGLLEIVPDLNPQGLIGGTYSPDDGHCSPLLLNRAFYDEARRHGAEFHLNERVVELIKLGDRVRSVRTNKGDYGTDVVVNAAGPWAREVGAMLGFEHPVRPDCHEAGVSEPVAHFLDPMVVDIRPVPGSANLYFHQLASGQFTFNFTPDPLIWGEDRRETSAFLPQAARRMIRIMPRLSNLRVRRQWRGLYPMTPDGSPLVGWSEEVEGYLMAIGMCGQGVMLGPGLGELLSRMLTHRLTPEDRETLEILSPYRAFARQEALR is encoded by the coding sequence ATGAAGCGCAAGAGCCACTACGACGTAGTCGTCATCGGGGCAGGGAGCGTAGGGATGCCTGCGGCATTTGCCATGGCCAAAGCCGGCCTCAGCGTGCTCGTCTTGGACAAGTTTTCGAGTGTGGGACAGGGGTCGAACAAGGCGGCCATCGGCGGCGTGCGCGCCACCCACTCCGACCCGGCAAAGATAAGGCTCTGCCTGCGCTCGATCGAGATCATCTCCACGTGGCGGGAGACACACGGCCACGACGTGGAGTGGCGACCGGGCGGCTATCTCTTCGTCGCTTACACCCATCGCGAGGAGAGGACCTTGAAAGACCTCCTCGAAATCCAGCATCGCTATGGACTCAACATCGATTGGCATGACGCAGAAGGGCTTCTGGAGATCGTGCCCGACTTAAACCCGCAAGGGTTGATCGGCGGAACCTATTCCCCCGACGACGGGCACTGTTCACCCTTGCTTTTAAACCGCGCCTTTTACGACGAGGCGCGCCGCCATGGAGCCGAATTCCACCTGAACGAGCGCGTGGTGGAACTTATAAAGCTCGGCGACAGGGTGCGGTCGGTGCGCACGAATAAGGGCGATTACGGCACCGACGTGGTGGTCAACGCCGCAGGCCCGTGGGCGCGCGAGGTCGGCGCGATGCTCGGCTTTGAACATCCAGTGCGACCCGACTGCCACGAGGCCGGGGTGAGCGAGCCGGTGGCTCACTTCCTTGACCCGATGGTGGTTGACATCCGGCCGGTTCCAGGGTCAGCCAATCTCTACTTTCACCAGCTCGCCAGCGGTCAATTTACCTTCAACTTCACCCCCGATCCCCTCATCTGGGGAGAGGACAGACGAGAGACGAGCGCTTTTCTGCCGCAGGCGGCCAGGCGAATGATCAGGATCATGCCGAGGCTTTCAAACCTGCGTGTGCGAAGGCAGTGGCGCGGCCTTTACCCTATGACGCCGGACGGCTCCCCGCTCGTGGGTTGGAGCGAGGAAGTGGAAGGATATCTCATGGCGATAGGGATGTGCGGGCAGGGGGTAATGCTCGGGCCAGGCCTCGGAGAACTCCTATCGCGCATGTTGACTCACAGACTCACGCCCGAGGACCGGGAAACATTGGAGATCCTCTCCCCATACCGCGCCTTTGCACGCCAGGAGGCGCTCCGGTAG